One stretch of Oncorhynchus keta strain PuntledgeMale-10-30-2019 chromosome 18, Oket_V2, whole genome shotgun sequence DNA includes these proteins:
- the LOC118397346 gene encoding schwannomin-interacting protein 1 isoform X4, which translates to MKDALDNTECAGMDDVICPASALYLTDDYKLKEAQKNERESIRQKLALGSFFDDGPGIYTSCSKSGKPSLSSRLQSGMNLQICFVNDSGSDKDSDADDSKTETSLDTPLSPMSKQSSSYSDRDTTEEDSESLEDMDFLSRQKKLQAEAKLALAMAKPMAKMQVEVEKQNRKKSPVADLLPHMPHISECLMKRSLKPTDLRDMTLGQLQVIVNDLHSQIESLNEELVQLLLIRDELHMEQDAMLVDIEDLTRHAESQQKHMAEKTPSK; encoded by the exons atgaaGGACGCGCTGGATAACACAGAATGTGCTGGAATGGATGATGTCATCTGTCCAGCCTCTGCCCTCTACCTCACTGATGACTACAAACTCAAAGAG GCCCAAAAGAATGAGAGGGAGTCCATCCGGCAGAAGCTGGCCCTGGGTAGTTTCTTTGACGATGGGCCGGGTATCTATACCAGCTGCAGCAAGAGTGGCAAGCCCAGTCTGTCCTCACG gctgCAGAGTGGGATGAACCTGCAGATCTGTTTTGTCAACGACAGCGGCAGCGACAAGGACAGCGATGCAGACGACAGCAAGACAGAGACCAGTCTGGACACACCGCTGTCCCCCATG TCAAAGCAGAGTTCGTCCTACTCTGACCGGGACACTACGGAGGAAGACAGTGAGTCTCTGGAGGACATGGACTTTCTGAGCAGACAGAAGAAGTTGCAGGCCGAGGCTAAGCTAGCCCTGGCGATGGCCAAACCCATGGCCAAGATGCAGGTGGAGGTGGAAAAGCAGAACCGCAAGAAGTCCCCTGTGGCAGACCTG CTGCCCCACATGCCCCACATCAGTGAGTGCCTGATGAAGAGGAGCCTGAAGCCTACAGACCTGAGAGACATGACCCTGGGACaactacaggttatagtcaaCGACCTGCACTCCCAGATAGAGA GTCTGAATGAGGAGCTGGTGCAGCTGCTGCTGATCAGGGATGAACTGCACATGGAGCAGGATGCCATGCTGGTGGACATAGAGGACCTGACCAG GCATGCTGAGAGCCAGCAGAAACACATGGCTGAGAAGACCCCATCCAAATGA
- the LOC118396950 gene encoding uncharacterized protein LOC118396950, with the protein MLPNFYLYFTSCVLLLALFGQVSMGTPVLTPRSLDTEKCGQCADLSRELVKNVRKLLDNENLFRGLNCSEQRVEVNSKTQTVLACEPNTDRNTRCSGQRNTTFSESACLRNIRADLGHYAASLQAYKQADLSSTVQDTKNLLNNCPSTQGDPSSHVADAKLTSGNSVDQRVHLCKLLKGFHLRVITISRAMGYISAGDHRK; encoded by the exons ATGCTGCCAAACTTTTATTTAT ACTTTACCagctgtgtgctgctgctcgctTTGTTCGGCCAAGTCTCCATGGGAACCCCAGTGCTCACGCCGCGGAGTTTGGACACTGAGAAATGCGGGCAGTGCGCTGACCTCTCCAGAGAGCTCGTCAAGAATGTTAGAAAGCTCCTGGACAAC GAAAACCTGTTTAGGGGTTTAAACTGCTCGGAGCAGCGCGTGGAGGTGAACAGTAAGACCCAGACAGTCCTAGCCTGCGAACCCAACACCGACAGG AACACAAGATGCTCTGGTCAACGGAACACCACATTCAGTGAG AGTGCGTGTCTGAGGAACATCCGAGCAGACCTAGGACATTATGCTGCCTCACTACAGGCTTACAAACAGGCCGACCTCAGTTCCACTGTCCAGGACACCAAGAACCTACTCAATAATTGTCCATCCACACAAGGGGATCCTTCCTCACAT GTTGCAGACGCTAAGCTGACTAGTGGTAACTCTGTGGACCAGAGGGTCCATCTGTGTAAGTTACTGAAGGGCTTCCACCTCCGGGTCATCACCATCAGCAGAGCCATGGGCTACATCTCTGCTGGGGACCACAGGAAGTAA
- the LOC127908950 gene encoding uncharacterized protein LOC127908950 encodes MEEHQYASDSTGREAPAHQKKELPKKRRRCADESDRVQTVQVPDVSSKQLMQVAKRQGKEWKKVAKRQGKEWKQVAKRQGKEWKQVAKRQGKEWKQVAKRQGKEWKQVAKRQGKEWKQVAKRQGKEWKQVAKLQGKEWKQVAKRQGKEWKQVAKRQGKEWKQVAKLQGKEWKQVAKLQGKEWKQVAKRQGKEWKQVAKRQGKEWKQVAIGCMDLL; translated from the exons atggaagagcaccagtacgCCAGTGactct acaggaagagaagcaccAGCACATCAGAAGAAAGAGTTGCCCAAAAAGAGACGTCGATGCGCAGATGAGTCAG ACAGAGTGCAGACAGTGCAGGTCCCAGACGTGTCGTCCAAGCAGCTGATGCAGGTGGCTAAGCGGCAGGGGAAGGAGTGGAAGAAGGTGGCTAAGCGGCAGGGGAAGGAGTGGAAGCAGGTGGCTAAGCGGCAGGGGAAGGAGTGGAAGCAGGTGGCTAAGCGGCAGGGGAAGGAGTGGAAGCAGGTGGCTAAGCGGCAGGGGAAGGAGTGGAAGCAGGTGGCTAAGCGGCAGGGGAAGGAGTGGAAGCAGGTGGCTAAGCGGCAGGGGAAGGAGTGGAAGCAGGTGGCTAAGCTGCAGGGGAAGGAGTGGAAGCAGGTGGCTAAGCGGCAGGGGAAGGAGTGGAAGCAGGTGGCTAAGCGGCAGGGGAAGGAGTGGAAGCAGGTGGCGAAACTGCAGGGGAAGGAGTGGAAGCAGGTGGCTAAGCTGCAGGGGAAGGAGTGGAAGCAGGTGGCTAAGCGGCAGGGGAAGGAGTGGAAGCAGGTGGCTAAGCGGCAGGGGAAGGAGTGGAAGCAGGTGGCTATCGGTTGCATGGACCTGTTATAA
- the LOC118397346 gene encoding schwannomin-interacting protein 1 isoform X5: MVHQENCSHQAQKNERESIRQKLALGSFFDDGPGIYTSCSKSGKPSLSSRLQSGMNLQICFVNDSGSDKDSDADDSKTETSLDTPLSPMSKQSSSYSDRDTTEEDSESLEDMDFLSRQKKLQAEAKLALAMAKPMAKMQVEVEKQNRKKSPVADLLPHMPHISECLMKRSLKPTDLRDMTLGQLQVIVNDLHSQIESLNEELVQLLLIRDELHMEQDAMLVDIEDLTRHAESQQKHMAEKTPSK, from the exons GCCCAAAAGAATGAGAGGGAGTCCATCCGGCAGAAGCTGGCCCTGGGTAGTTTCTTTGACGATGGGCCGGGTATCTATACCAGCTGCAGCAAGAGTGGCAAGCCCAGTCTGTCCTCACG gctgCAGAGTGGGATGAACCTGCAGATCTGTTTTGTCAACGACAGCGGCAGCGACAAGGACAGCGATGCAGACGACAGCAAGACAGAGACCAGTCTGGACACACCGCTGTCCCCCATG TCAAAGCAGAGTTCGTCCTACTCTGACCGGGACACTACGGAGGAAGACAGTGAGTCTCTGGAGGACATGGACTTTCTGAGCAGACAGAAGAAGTTGCAGGCCGAGGCTAAGCTAGCCCTGGCGATGGCCAAACCCATGGCCAAGATGCAGGTGGAGGTGGAAAAGCAGAACCGCAAGAAGTCCCCTGTGGCAGACCTG CTGCCCCACATGCCCCACATCAGTGAGTGCCTGATGAAGAGGAGCCTGAAGCCTACAGACCTGAGAGACATGACCCTGGGACaactacaggttatagtcaaCGACCTGCACTCCCAGATAGAGA GTCTGAATGAGGAGCTGGTGCAGCTGCTGCTGATCAGGGATGAACTGCACATGGAGCAGGATGCCATGCTGGTGGACATAGAGGACCTGACCAG GCATGCTGAGAGCCAGCAGAAACACATGGCTGAGAAGACCCCATCCAAATGA